From Meiothermus sp., a single genomic window includes:
- a CDS encoding murein hydrolase activator EnvC, translated as MSGFYSRLRPIARTFWLTTALLAFGFQPWALGQPNLSELQQQAEQNRRLQQLQQQRIAQLNRDLANLDAATRQQLAELRRLEAEITRLERERAELTRQIDLLESQKKQAEARIARLQKELEGLRERLSALLQSLHRERAGRYLPLLRAESFTDLSVRSKWVGVLGQHQTDLMERIKNTVRQLEEERIRLGLLVDTLTERRAERQQRIAALAQNRQTVQLTVANLRQQQAGRQVLLRETLQAQAQLRAELQVLQGRIAAELRRIAEERRKAEEERRRREAEERRQRERELQARRQREEAARRERETVRELPAVPREVVGALQFPVRGGRVAEPYGFQGNDWQTLQGAEASSPIVAAADGVVIDSLFIANLGYTLTIRHSDQIATQYVNVLEPRVSVGQRVGQGQVIGFTGGGVLIPSDQMWFRVIVIDNNGNFRYVDPSRYY; from the coding sequence GTGTCGGGCTTTTACAGCCGTCTCAGACCTATCGCACGAACTTTTTGGCTTACCACCGCTCTGCTCGCTTTCGGCTTTCAGCCCTGGGCCTTGGGCCAGCCCAACCTGAGCGAGCTTCAGCAGCAGGCCGAGCAAAACCGGCGGTTGCAGCAGCTCCAGCAGCAGCGCATTGCCCAGCTCAACCGCGACCTGGCCAACCTCGATGCCGCGACCCGGCAGCAACTAGCCGAGTTGCGCCGCCTCGAGGCCGAGATCACCCGCCTCGAGCGTGAACGGGCCGAACTCACCCGGCAAATTGACCTGCTGGAAAGCCAAAAGAAACAGGCCGAGGCCCGCATCGCCCGCCTGCAAAAGGAGCTCGAGGGCCTGCGCGAGCGGCTTTCGGCCTTGCTGCAAAGCCTGCACCGCGAACGGGCCGGGCGCTATCTGCCCCTTTTGCGGGCCGAGTCCTTCACCGATTTGTCGGTACGCAGCAAGTGGGTAGGGGTGCTGGGGCAGCACCAGACCGACCTGATGGAACGCATCAAGAACACCGTGCGCCAGCTCGAGGAGGAGCGCATACGGCTCGGGCTGCTGGTCGATACCCTGACCGAGCGCCGGGCCGAACGGCAGCAGCGCATCGCCGCCCTGGCGCAAAACCGCCAGACCGTGCAACTGACCGTGGCCAACCTGCGCCAGCAGCAGGCCGGGCGGCAGGTTTTGCTGCGCGAGACCCTGCAAGCCCAGGCCCAGCTCCGGGCCGAGCTACAGGTGTTGCAGGGCCGCATTGCCGCCGAGTTGCGCCGCATTGCCGAGGAGCGCCGCAAAGCCGAGGAGGAACGCCGCCGCCGTGAGGCCGAGGAGCGCCGCCAGCGCGAGCGGGAGCTACAGGCCCGCCGCCAGCGCGAGGAGGCCGCCCGCCGCGAGCGCGAGACCGTGCGCGAGCTGCCCGCGGTTCCCCGCGAGGTGGTGGGGGCCTTGCAGTTTCCGGTGCGCGGGGGCCGGGTGGCCGAACCGTATGGGTTCCAGGGCAACGACTGGCAGACCCTCCAGGGCGCCGAGGCTTCCAGCCCCATTGTGGCCGCCGCGGATGGGGTGGTGATCGATAGCCTGTTTATTGCCAACCTGGGCTATACCCTGACCATCCGCCACTCCGACCAGATTGCTACGCAGTATGTGAATGTGCTCGAGCCCCGGGTCTCGGTGGGTCAGCGGGTGGGGCAGGGCCAGGTGATTGGTTTCACCGGTGG
- a CDS encoding glycerate kinase: MREQLIASFQHALAQTHPARLTAQHLPEEAPALMVAVGKAAMSMLEAALERFPQVPFIAVPKAEAERAWPRFSNGLILPASHPVPDEQSVQAGQAILQAVSRLQPDDLLLLLVSGGGSALMCAPWGIDLPTKQALTQALLRSGADIQEMNAVRKHVSALKGGRLAAATPARILALYLSDVPGDDLSVIASGPTVPDESTFADALEVLDKYGLDFPQVRVHLSRGVQGALPESPKPGDSLFARVENRLIGSNQGLLESAQNYWRAQGYPAVILSDRFQGEARELARFHASLVQSIRAHGQPFSAPVVLLSGGEASVTVRGPGKGGRNQEFLAWLGFYLGREGLWALAADSDGIDGNTLAAGAIWQPDTWQRAKEQGLELKAFLGQNDSHGFFAAMGDLLVTGETANNLNDFRVLVEG; encoded by the coding sequence ATGCGCGAGCAGCTCATCGCTAGCTTCCAGCACGCCCTGGCCCAAACCCACCCAGCCCGTCTCACCGCCCAACACCTACCCGAAGAAGCCCCGGCGCTCATGGTGGCGGTGGGCAAAGCCGCCATGAGCATGCTCGAGGCCGCCCTAGAGCGATTCCCGCAGGTGCCTTTTATAGCGGTGCCCAAAGCCGAGGCGGAACGAGCTTGGCCCCGTTTTTCCAATGGGCTCATTCTGCCCGCCAGCCACCCGGTGCCCGATGAGCAGAGCGTGCAGGCCGGGCAGGCCATCTTGCAAGCGGTCTCGAGGCTACAGCCGGACGATTTACTGCTCCTGCTGGTCTCGGGGGGTGGCAGTGCCTTGATGTGTGCGCCGTGGGGCATAGACCTGCCTACTAAGCAAGCCCTGACCCAGGCCCTGCTGCGTTCCGGGGCCGATATTCAGGAGATGAACGCGGTGCGCAAACACGTTTCGGCCCTCAAGGGCGGGCGGCTGGCCGCCGCGACCCCGGCCCGCATTCTGGCGCTGTACCTGTCCGACGTGCCGGGCGACGACCTATCGGTGATCGCCTCGGGGCCTACTGTGCCGGACGAGAGCACCTTTGCCGATGCCCTGGAGGTGCTGGACAAGTACGGTCTGGACTTCCCCCAGGTGCGCGTCCACCTGAGCCGAGGGGTACAGGGTGCCCTGCCCGAGTCGCCTAAGCCGGGAGATTCCCTTTTTGCGCGGGTCGAAAACCGCCTGATTGGCAGTAACCAGGGGCTGCTCGAGTCCGCCCAAAACTACTGGCGGGCCCAGGGCTATCCGGCGGTCATTCTCTCCGACCGCTTCCAGGGCGAGGCCCGCGAGCTGGCCCGCTTTCATGCCAGCCTTGTGCAGAGCATCCGCGCTCATGGGCAGCCCTTCTCGGCGCCCGTCGTTTTGCTCTCGGGGGGCGAGGCCAGCGTCACGGTGCGCGGCCCGGGAAAGGGGGGGCGCAACCAGGAGTTTCTGGCCTGGCTGGGCTTTTATCTGGGCCGGGAGGGGCTCTGGGCCTTAGCTGCCGACTCCGACGGGATTGACGGCAATACCCTCGCCGCGGGCGCTATCTGGCAGCCGGACACCTGGCAAAGGGCAAAGGAGCAGGGGCTCGAGCTCAAAGCCTTTTTGGGGCAGAACGACTCGCACGGCTTTTTTGCCGCTATGGGTGACCTGCTCGTTACAGGTGAAACCGCCAACAACCTCAACGATTTCCGGGTGCTGGTGGAAGGCTAG
- a CDS encoding ABC transporter permease — MYALSQALRSLRQHLTSTLATFFTALVSFSLLFLLGLVLWNLDRVVASLERELEVAAFLKPGAQATAILNEIKTWPEVSEAKLQTKEEALAILQLDYPYLAQAREFIQNPLPDTIRLKLADPQAVREVGRRVARMEGVDGVEYGGALTEQLVRVLAGLRVAVNILIVLLLLDTLFSVMGTIRLSIENRREELRVMQLVGATRRFIQGPFVAEGTLLTLAAGLVALGLGVLSYRFLAEALQNLLPFVPVLAGSDLARAALAMLVLAVLLGATGAYLASRANLREADL, encoded by the coding sequence GTGTATGCCCTTTCCCAGGCCTTGCGTTCGTTGCGCCAACACCTGACCAGCACGCTGGCTACCTTTTTTACCGCCCTGGTATCGTTTTCGCTGTTGTTTTTGCTGGGATTGGTGCTATGGAACCTGGATCGGGTGGTGGCCTCCCTCGAGCGCGAACTAGAAGTGGCCGCTTTTCTCAAGCCGGGGGCCCAGGCCACCGCCATCCTGAACGAGATCAAGACCTGGCCTGAGGTGAGCGAGGCCAAGCTACAAACCAAGGAAGAGGCCCTGGCCATCCTTCAGCTCGACTACCCCTACCTGGCCCAGGCCCGGGAGTTCATCCAGAACCCTCTCCCCGACACCATCCGACTCAAACTGGCTGACCCCCAGGCCGTGCGCGAGGTGGGGCGGCGGGTGGCTCGGATGGAAGGGGTGGACGGTGTGGAGTACGGCGGCGCCCTCACCGAGCAACTGGTGCGGGTGCTGGCGGGCTTGCGGGTGGCGGTCAATATCCTGATTGTGTTGCTGCTTCTGGACACCCTCTTTAGCGTGATGGGCACTATCCGGCTCTCCATCGAAAACCGCCGCGAGGAGCTGCGGGTGATGCAGCTGGTGGGGGCCACCCGGCGCTTTATCCAGGGGCCGTTTGTGGCCGAGGGTACCCTGCTCACCCTGGCCGCCGGCCTGGTGGCGTTGGGGCTGGGGGTTCTGTCGTATCGCTTTTTAGCTGAGGCGCTGCAAAACCTGCTGCCCTTCGTGCCGGTGCTGGCCGGAAGCGACCTGGCCAGGGCCGCGCTGGCCATGCTGGTGCTGGCGGTGTTGCTGGGGGCCACCGGGGCCTACCTGGCCAGCCGGGCCAACCTGCGGGAGGCGGACTTATGA